The DNA window AGTGACGTTGGATCCTTCGTCGATTGTCAGTGATTTGTGATCGTTGTCGGGAGCCTGCTCCAAAAGCAGGGCGTTGACTTGCAGAATGTCGCGCAAGGCCTGTTCGGTAAGCAGCGGTACGCGAAATCCTTCGCCGGGCGTGAGGTCGACCAGCCCTTCACCGACAAGCTGGTTCAGGCTGTCTCTTACCGGCGTCATGCTCACTCCGAAATCGTCAGCGAGTCGCATCGCCTCAAGCTTCGTACCGGCCCGGAAGCGCCCTTCCAGCAATGCATCTTTCAACCGCCTGTACGTAGGCTCGAGGACGTGAGCGGGACTCATCGTCCACCGCGGCGCGTCTTGGCGAACTCACGAACCGCTTCTTTCTGGTCGGGGCGCAGACCATCGGTTGCCTGAGGGAATTCGGGCACCTTGTCGCTCAGCAGTACCGACGGGCACTGCCCCTCGAAATTACCGAGGTTCGGGCGGTGCTGGACATAACCGGCGAGCTCGGCGAGTTCAGGCGAGAACTCTTTTGCTACTGCGGGCGGGTATGCGAGCCAGAGATTCTCGTAAGGTTTGAGCCAGCCGAGGCTATAGCCGATCACGACACCGCGGCGGACATCCTCGGTCTGGTTTGGTCCCGCTCCATGGACGGTCGAGCCGAGAAAGCAGATCGCATCTCCGGGTCCGCACTCGGCCACTATCGGATCATCGAGCTGATCAAGGCTTTCGATCGCTTGCTTGTGCGTACCGGGATATATGCGCGTTGCGCCGTTTTCTTCGGTGAACTCGGTGAGCGGCCAGATGACGTTGAGAAGATATTCGTGATCGCCTTTGCGGCCCGCCCACATATCCTGATCGCAATGCGGAAACTGTTCTATCTCGCCGGGGTTGATCGCGATCGCCTGGGCGACATTTAGCTGTATCCGGTCGCAGGCGCTGCCGAGAATTGAGCGGGCTAGCGATAGGACTAGCGGCTGCAGGACCAGATCGCCTGCGACCTTCGACCGGCGAAGGAGGCTTCCAAACCGTTTGGTCCGATACCCATAGAAGTCTCCCTTGCCGAGTGGCGCCTGCGCAAACGCACCTTCCAGGTCGGCATCGAGTGCGGCGATCTGTTGCTCGGCGACAAGTTGCGGAATGATGCAATAGCCATCCTCTTGAAGCTGATCGAGCCAATACGCCTCGCTCGGCGCAGTCATGCTGCCAGCTCCATACCACCATAGGCTTCCGGCTGAGGATTGCGGCAGTAGATCCCTGCGTTGGCGAGTTGCGCGCGTGTATCCTGGTCGATGTCGATGCGAAGAGCGACAAGCTGCTGGCCATCGATAGGAACGCACGGTCCCAGCTGCTGGCAGCGCCAGCCGAACTGGGCGATCTGCCGGAACCAGGGCACCGGGGCGACCGCCGAATAACCAGAGATCCCTTCCGATATTGCAAAATCGGCGAGTGCGGAGACGAGCTGGTTGCGGACACCCCGGCGATCAGCGCGCGGCAACGTCGGATCGATACAGAAACGGGTAATCTCGCGAAATGCCTCATCCTGCGGAACAGGTCCGGTGCACAGCTGCGGAAAAAGATCGCGCAAGATATGAGGTCCATCAGAACGCAGGAGCCGGGCCGATGCGCGATGCTCGCAATTTTCGCCGGTAAGGACGAGATAGGCGGCCGAGGGCGTATCGAACTGATCGATTTCAAAGGTCCCGTCGAGCACCGGAACGTCCCAGCCAAGAAGATCCACGAACACGCGCTTGCGCGCCTCGAACATGGCGCGAAGTGCCGGATCGACCAGGCTTGCACCATTTATACCGCTGCTTTGCTGCATGAAGATTACCTGTGATTTTGATGACTGCTTGCATCTCATCAAATCCGGATAGGCAGCGACATACCAAGAACTGGGGAGGGCCCCGTCTGGTGCTCTACAGGGCGAGTTTACTGACCGCCCCACCTGTGCGATGAGCTTCAGCGTTTGAAAATCAACAAGATACGACAGGTATCCTATCGGTCCGATTCTGTTCATCCCGGGAAGGTCACAAGCTGGCTATGAATGCAAAAGTCATCACGAATTTCCAGCTCGGCAGCCGCGAATCCTCCTCGGCGCCGGATGTCTTGCCCTTGGCTACAGAGCATGCGCTGCAATCCGCCGGAGCTGCTTTCCATGCGCTCGCCGACACCATGCCGCAGATGGTTTGGTCGACTCTTCCCGACGGCTCCCACGATTATTACAATGCGCGCTGGTATGAATTCACGGGTGTCCCTGTCGGATCAACCGACGGCGAAGGATGGACCGGGATGTTCCATGAGGATGACCAGGCCGACGCATGGAAGAAATGGAACCACAGCCTCGCTACCGGCGAACCGTACGAGGTTGAATATCGCCTGCGGCATCACAGCGGTGATTATCGCTGGATGATCGGTCGTGCGCTGCCGATCCTCAACGAGCAGGGTGAGATCCAGCGCTGGATCGGCACTTGCACGGATATCGACGAGCAGAAGCGCACCGCCCTCCAAAACGAAATCCTGAGCCAGGAGCTCAGCCATCGCATCAAGAACATCTTCGCGATTGTTTCCGGTCTGATCAGCCTGACAGCGCGCGCAAATGAAGCGTTCGGTGAAGCGTCGCGCGACTTGCTTGGCCGGATTTCCGCGCTGGGGCGCGCGCACGAATTCGTCCGGCCGCATAGCGAAAAGTCCCAGCCCGAGGGCAAGGAAGTGACCCTCGCCACGCTGCTTGCGACGATCTTCGAGACCTATCCTGCCTTTTCCGAAGGAAGGATTGCTATATCCGGCCCCGATATCGCGGTCGAAAGCCGCGCCGCCACGCCGGTCGCATTGGTGTTCCACGAGCTGGCTACCAACGCGATGAAGTACGGAGCTCTGTCCAATCCCAACGGGAGGATTTCGCTGGACCTGTCAACCGAGGACGAGATCGTCCGCTTCCGCTGGAGGGAACACGGAGCTCACATCGACAAGGCGCGTGAGCCTCAAACGGGTTTCGGAAGTCGCCTCATCGAGTTGGCCGTGAAGCAACAGCTAGGAGGCAATTACGAGAGAACCTGGCATGACGATGGCGTTGAACTCGTCATGGATGTCCGAAAAAGCAGGTTGCAGGAGCCTAGTTAAAGAAGAGCCTAAGACGGGCTGGCGGATCGAGTTTTTCGCCCTTTCGGACCGCAATGACATAGTCGAGAACCTGCTTTAGAATGCTAAGATCGACCGGTTTTTCCAGCGCGCCCAGTGTTCCGCTCACCCCTTCGCCGAGTTGTGCGGGATTGGCGGTTACGAAAATAACCTCGATCCCGAAATCCGCGGCAAGCTTCTCGCCGATCCTGGGACCAGTGGCTCCATCGGCCAGATTAACATCGACGAGCGCCACATCGATCGCTTCTGAAGCCTTTGCCAATGCCGACTCCATGTCGTCGGCTATTCCTGCGGATTCATGACCGAGATCGTGAACCACCGCCTCCATTTCGACAGCTATGAGGAATTCGTCTTCGACAATCAGAATGGTGGTCGGCATGGAAGGCTATCAAAAGTTAAATGACAAGGCTCTGTAATCAGGGGACGGACAGGGCGCATATTGGTTCCCTCGCCTCGTCGCATCCGGCTTCGATCAGAAGAGCTGCAGACTGCTGCCGCGGTTCCCGCTCAAGACCGGCTGCGGCGAGGCGCACGTCCCCGCCCGGCCCAGAAGCTCCATGACGCGAAGAGGCCGAGCATCGCCAAAGCCAAGCCCGCAAAACTCATGAATAAGCGCCACCCGATGCCGCCGACCTTCGCGGCATGTACCGGATAGTATTTCTCCGTAAGAGCCGAAGCGATGTCGCTGGTGGCCGGATCCTGCACGCCGACAACATGAGCGGCCCTAGGATCGATCCAGACGTATGTCCGGCCATTGGGCGTCCACTCAAAATCCTGCTTCAAGCGCAGCGCAAGCGGCGCACCTTCGGCTGCGGGCATCATCAGACGTCTGGGAACTGCTGATGGGAAAGCGGCCTGTGCTCGTGCCATAACGAGCGGCCAATTCGTCTGTTCGTCCGGAGGTTCGAGGTGTTCGGGGAGCGACGGCGCAATCTGTTCCTCCGTGACGGGAGACAATAGCCACGCCGAAATCGAAGGGAACACCATCATCGCACCGGTGAAGGCGGCGAGAATGAGCAAGGGCGAAGCAACCGCACCTAGGTCGCGGTGATGGCGAACAATGGCTGATCGCGTGAAGCGGGCAGGCCATATACGGAAGCGATAGGTCGTCCGGGTGCGCCACCAGAGAAGAAGCCCGGTGATGCAGAAGCCAACAAGCAGGATTCCAAGGATCCCGGTGATGGTTTTCCCTGCTTCTCCCATGAACAGATAGTGATGTAAATCGAACAGCCAGAGTTCGGGACGATCCCACATACTGACCCACCGTTCGACAAGCACACCGTCTTGGTTCAGATAAGCGCCGCTTCCATCGGCATAAATGACCTGGTGCAGTCCAATCTCATCGCTGGCGAAGGTAATTCGCGACAGTCCCGGTCCCGCCTTACGGGCTGCGGCAATCGTCTCGCCGAGTGCGGCAGGATCGGCCACAACCGGCTGATCGGCCCCAGGCAGCATGATCCAGCTTTCCTCCCACAACAGCACGGTGCCGGACAACCCGATCAGCGCGAGCAGGATGCCCACGATGCCGCCAGTCCAGC is part of the Novosphingopyxis iocasae genome and encodes:
- a CDS encoding GntR family transcriptional regulator — translated: MKDALLEGRFRAGTKLEAMRLADDFGVSMTPVRDSLNQLVGEGLVDLTPGEGFRVPLLTEQALRDILQVNALLLEQAPDNDHKSLTIDEGSNVTQGAYADRLAHVFRDIAANSGNRFRVHLVERISDRLHPIRELEPEIWLGASHALEQIERTAQQGFDGSNRAVRAYHQHIEDLVPALVGRLNQQTP
- a CDS encoding phytanoyl-CoA dioxygenase family protein, with protein sequence MTAPSEAYWLDQLQEDGYCIIPQLVAEQQIAALDADLEGAFAQAPLGKGDFYGYRTKRFGSLLRRSKVAGDLVLQPLVLSLARSILGSACDRIQLNVAQAIAINPGEIEQFPHCDQDMWAGRKGDHEYLLNVIWPLTEFTEENGATRIYPGTHKQAIESLDQLDDPIVAECGPGDAICFLGSTVHGAGPNQTEDVRRGVVIGYSLGWLKPYENLWLAYPPAVAKEFSPELAELAGYVQHRPNLGNFEGQCPSVLLSDKVPEFPQATDGLRPDQKEAVREFAKTRRGGR
- a CDS encoding acyl-homoserine-lactone synthase, with product MNRIGPIGYLSYLVDFQTLKLIAQVGRSVNSPCRAPDGALPSSWYVAAYPDLMRCKQSSKSQVIFMQQSSGINGASLVDPALRAMFEARKRVFVDLLGWDVPVLDGTFEIDQFDTPSAAYLVLTGENCEHRASARLLRSDGPHILRDLFPQLCTGPVPQDEAFREITRFCIDPTLPRADRRGVRNQLVSALADFAISEGISGYSAVAPVPWFRQIAQFGWRCQQLGPCVPIDGQQLVALRIDIDQDTRAQLANAGIYCRNPQPEAYGGMELAA
- a CDS encoding sensor histidine kinase encodes the protein MNAKVITNFQLGSRESSSAPDVLPLATEHALQSAGAAFHALADTMPQMVWSTLPDGSHDYYNARWYEFTGVPVGSTDGEGWTGMFHEDDQADAWKKWNHSLATGEPYEVEYRLRHHSGDYRWMIGRALPILNEQGEIQRWIGTCTDIDEQKRTALQNEILSQELSHRIKNIFAIVSGLISLTARANEAFGEASRDLLGRISALGRAHEFVRPHSEKSQPEGKEVTLATLLATIFETYPAFSEGRIAISGPDIAVESRAATPVALVFHELATNAMKYGALSNPNGRISLDLSTEDEIVRFRWREHGAHIDKAREPQTGFGSRLIELAVKQQLGGNYERTWHDDGVELVMDVRKSRLQEPS
- a CDS encoding response regulator, giving the protein MPTTILIVEDEFLIAVEMEAVVHDLGHESAGIADDMESALAKASEAIDVALVDVNLADGATGPRIGEKLAADFGIEVIFVTANPAQLGEGVSGTLGALEKPVDLSILKQVLDYVIAVRKGEKLDPPARLRLFFN
- a CDS encoding PepSY-associated TM helix domain-containing protein — translated: MKLLSWLHRWTGGIVGILLALIGLSGTVLLWEESWIMLPGADQPVVADPAALGETIAAARKAGPGLSRITFASDEIGLHQVIYADGSGAYLNQDGVLVERWVSMWDRPELWLFDLHHYLFMGEAGKTITGILGILLVGFCITGLLLWWRTRTTYRFRIWPARFTRSAIVRHHRDLGAVASPLLILAAFTGAMMVFPSISAWLLSPVTEEQIAPSLPEHLEPPDEQTNWPLVMARAQAAFPSAVPRRLMMPAAEGAPLALRLKQDFEWTPNGRTYVWIDPRAAHVVGVQDPATSDIASALTEKYYPVHAAKVGGIGWRLFMSFAGLALAMLGLFASWSFWAGRGRAPRRSRS